The following coding sequences are from one Bacillota bacterium window:
- a CDS encoding electron transfer flavoprotein subunit beta/FixA family protein, with translation MHIVVCIKQVPKTLDVCVDPVTHNLIRQGMESVINMFDENALEEALLLREKFGGKVSVISMGPPQVQEALRKAVAMGADEAYLLCDRALGGADVLATAYTLAQGIKKLQPVDLILCGRHAVDADTGQVGPELAERLGWSQVTLVKRLEPDGTKITAWRECEQGTAVWELPLPAVVTVGKEINKPRYPTPIGIIRSGKKPITVWHAKDLDVDESKIGLAGSPTRVTRLFSPERVSRVEMLTGKAEEVARLLVAKLEEHKIQL, from the coding sequence TTGCACATCGTAGTATGCATCAAGCAGGTGCCCAAGACGCTAGACGTATGCGTCGATCCAGTTACCCATAACCTGATTCGCCAAGGTATGGAAAGTGTTATCAATATGTTCGATGAAAATGCCCTGGAAGAGGCTTTGTTGTTACGAGAAAAGTTTGGCGGCAAAGTCAGTGTGATTAGCATGGGGCCTCCACAAGTGCAAGAAGCGCTGCGAAAGGCAGTGGCCATGGGTGCCGACGAAGCCTACCTGCTGTGTGACCGCGCTTTGGGTGGAGCCGATGTGCTGGCTACAGCCTATACTCTGGCTCAGGGAATCAAAAAGCTACAGCCGGTGGATCTGATTCTGTGCGGACGCCATGCTGTGGATGCCGATACCGGTCAAGTGGGGCCGGAGCTGGCCGAACGGCTCGGGTGGTCCCAGGTAACACTGGTCAAACGCTTGGAGCCTGATGGTACCAAGATCACCGCCTGGAGAGAATGCGAACAAGGAACAGCTGTTTGGGAACTACCGCTACCGGCAGTAGTCACCGTAGGCAAAGAGATTAACAAGCCCAGATACCCAACACCGATTGGTATTATTCGGTCCGGCAAGAAACCCATTACTGTCTGGCATGCCAAGGACCTAGATGTAGATGAAAGCAAAATTGGGTTAGCCGGTTCCCCCACCAGGGTAACACGCCTGTTTTCTCCCGAAAGAGTTTCCCGGGTGGAAATGCTTACTGGTAAGGCCGAAGAAGTAGCACGGCTGCTCGTGGCCAAACTAGAAGAGCACAAAATCCAGCTGTAG
- a CDS encoding electron transfer flavoprotein subunit alpha/FixB family protein: protein MHDDIWVVTELVGKGLASVSLQLLGKARQLADQADGKVMAVAMGHQIMPLAQEIVEHGADEVLVADHPELAYYRTLPYARVLTELVQERKPNVVLLGATSQGRDLAPRVAARLQTGLTADCLELHIDDQGLLVQTKPSYGDNVMVDIVIPDHRPQMATVRPNVFPLPKRMADRQGKVSSVTVTLQPDDLRTVVKDIMAEEQEAFRLEEADVVICGGRGMGSKENFEQLYALAQAFGGVVGATRPPADEGWINPAFQIGQSGKMVAPKLFIACGVSGAVQFTVGMEKSKIVVAINKDAAAPIFDFATYGIVGDTREIIPALLQELTTIQEGKTRSRKESN, encoded by the coding sequence ATGCATGATGACATTTGGGTTGTTACTGAACTGGTGGGCAAAGGCTTAGCCTCTGTTAGTCTTCAGCTACTGGGGAAAGCTCGTCAGCTGGCAGACCAAGCCGATGGCAAGGTGATGGCAGTTGCTATGGGGCATCAAATAATGCCCCTGGCCCAAGAAATAGTAGAGCATGGGGCCGATGAGGTGTTGGTTGCCGATCACCCGGAATTAGCCTATTATCGGACGTTGCCTTACGCCCGGGTGCTAACAGAGTTGGTCCAGGAGAGAAAACCAAACGTAGTATTGCTGGGGGCTACCAGCCAGGGCCGAGACCTGGCCCCCAGAGTCGCCGCGCGGTTACAAACAGGGCTCACAGCCGATTGCCTGGAGTTGCATATTGACGACCAGGGACTCTTGGTACAAACTAAGCCTTCTTATGGTGACAATGTAATGGTGGATATTGTTATTCCCGACCACAGACCACAAATGGCTACTGTGCGGCCCAATGTGTTCCCTTTGCCAAAGAGAATGGCTGATCGCCAAGGGAAAGTCAGCTCGGTGACGGTGACTCTACAGCCTGACGATCTCAGAACAGTGGTGAAGGACATCATGGCCGAAGAGCAAGAAGCATTCAGGTTAGAGGAAGCCGATGTGGTAATCTGCGGCGGTCGGGGCATGGGTTCCAAGGAGAATTTCGAACAACTCTATGCCTTGGCTCAGGCTTTCGGCGGAGTTGTGGGGGCCACCCGACCGCCGGCAGATGAAGGCTGGATTAACCCGGCTTTCCAAATCGGCCAAAGCGGCAAGATGGTAGCGCCGAAGCTGTTCATTGCCTGTGGCGTGTCAGGCGCCGTCCAGTTTACGGTGGGTATGGAGAAATCCAAAATTGTAGTAGCAATCAATAAGGATGCTGCGGCCCCGATTTTCGATTTTGCCACCTATGGCATTGTCGGTGACACTCGGGAGATTATCCCGGCTCTGTTACAGGAGCTCACTACAATCCAGGAAGGCAAAACCAGAAGCAGAAAGGAGAGCAATTAA
- a CDS encoding CoA transferase subunit A — protein sequence MALSVTLGRLSRLCYRSSLQSRKAKPEAERRAIKVKSKEKALDAALDYVKDGMTIMIGGFLGQNAPLACIDKLVERGVKDLTLITAVNAYVGGGFGIGKLIENKQIKKYIGSHIGTCPAAVELYKKGELEVDYYPQGTVIEKIRAGGAGLGGVLTPVGVGTLMEQGKQKLVIDNREYLVETALKANVGIIRGYKADKIGNILYRGTYNSNPVMALAADYVIAEVDYVVEPGEIEPDRVGTPGILVDAVVLGYGEEKTQEIFKNLWIRDKKLA from the coding sequence ATGGCATTGTCGGTGACACTCGGGAGATTATCCCGGCTCTGTTACAGGAGCTCACTACAATCCAGGAAGGCAAAACCAGAAGCAGAAAGGAGAGCAATTAAAGTGAAGTCTAAGGAAAAAGCTTTGGATGCAGCTTTGGATTACGTTAAGGATGGTATGACCATCATGATCGGGGGATTTCTCGGACAAAACGCACCGCTGGCCTGTATTGACAAGTTAGTGGAACGTGGGGTAAAGGATCTGACCTTGATTACAGCTGTGAATGCTTATGTGGGGGGTGGCTTTGGTATCGGCAAGCTAATCGAAAACAAACAAATCAAGAAATACATTGGCTCCCACATTGGCACTTGCCCGGCAGCAGTAGAGCTGTATAAGAAAGGAGAGCTGGAAGTTGATTATTATCCCCAAGGCACAGTGATAGAAAAAATCAGGGCTGGCGGCGCCGGACTCGGTGGAGTCCTGACTCCCGTTGGTGTAGGCACACTGATGGAGCAAGGCAAGCAGAAACTGGTAATAGATAACCGGGAGTACTTGGTGGAGACAGCTCTTAAAGCCAACGTTGGAATCATAAGAGGATACAAGGCGGATAAGATCGGCAATATCCTCTACCGTGGTACGTACAACTCTAATCCAGTTATGGCTCTGGCGGCTGATTACGTTATTGCTGAGGTAGATTATGTAGTGGAGCCGGGAGAGATCGAACCGGATCGGGTTGGAACCCCAGGTATTTTAGTCGATGCAGTGGTCCTCGGCTACGGTGAGGAAAAGACACAGGAAATTTTCAAGAACCTCTGGATTCGAGACAAGAAACTGGCATAA
- a CDS encoding 3-oxoacid CoA-transferase subunit B, translating to MNPRELIARRAAQEFKDGFVVNLGFGIPVLAASYIPEGVEVILQAENGIFEFESVSKVGEQDAYVADAACQPTRILPGGSTVDLAMSFAVIRGGHVDATILGALEVDQEGNIANWALPAGPGKWIPGMGGAMDLLVGAKKVICTLQHTDKKGNSKISKKCKLPLSAAKVVDLIITELAALEITPDGLVLKEVAPAVTVEQVRAATEADLIVPASVPEMVL from the coding sequence ATGAATCCGCGGGAACTAATTGCACGTCGGGCAGCCCAAGAGTTTAAGGACGGTTTTGTTGTGAACTTGGGCTTTGGCATCCCTGTTCTAGCTGCTTCTTATATTCCCGAAGGGGTAGAGGTAATTCTGCAAGCAGAAAACGGGATTTTTGAGTTTGAGTCTGTGTCCAAAGTAGGGGAGCAGGATGCCTATGTTGCTGATGCGGCTTGTCAGCCTACTAGAATACTCCCCGGTGGTAGTACAGTGGATCTGGCCATGTCGTTTGCCGTGATTCGGGGCGGCCATGTAGATGCCACAATCCTGGGGGCACTTGAAGTCGACCAAGAGGGCAACATTGCCAACTGGGCTTTGCCGGCAGGGCCGGGGAAATGGATTCCAGGCATGGGTGGTGCTATGGACTTGTTGGTAGGGGCTAAAAAAGTTATTTGTACACTGCAGCATACCGACAAGAAAGGCAATTCTAAGATCTCAAAAAAGTGTAAATTACCGCTGTCAGCAGCCAAAGTTGTGGATCTGATTATTACCGAGTTAGCTGCGCTGGAAATTACCCCAGACGGGTTGGTTTTGAAAGAAGTAGCCCCGGCTGTTACCGTGGAACAAGTGCGGGCTGCCACTGAAGCCGATCTTATTGTTCCGGCTTCAGTGCCGGAGATGGTACTCTAA
- the rsmD gene encoding 16S rRNA (guanine(966)-N(2))-methyltransferase RsmD yields the protein MRVIGGLKRGFKLACPPGMRVRPTADRVREAMFNILASYVVEASVLDLMAGTGALGIEALSRGAKRAVFVDNHFYSVRAIKQNLASCGLSHLGTVIKKDALTFLREHADSLVEPFDLIFVDPPYAWEKTPELLSLIGSTVLASRGLVLVEQASGSKLPLVMEQLVQTDCRRYGDTELVFYRLKG from the coding sequence ATGCGAGTAATTGGTGGCTTAAAACGAGGCTTTAAGCTTGCATGTCCACCTGGAATGCGGGTTCGTCCTACAGCCGATCGGGTGCGGGAAGCAATGTTTAACATCCTGGCCTCTTATGTTGTGGAGGCATCGGTTCTCGATCTCATGGCCGGAACCGGGGCTTTAGGCATAGAGGCTTTAAGCCGAGGGGCAAAAAGAGCGGTTTTTGTCGATAACCATTTCTACAGCGTAAGGGCTATCAAACAGAATTTGGCTAGTTGTGGCTTGTCCCATCTGGGCACAGTAATAAAAAAGGATGCCCTGACTTTTTTGAGAGAGCATGCCGATAGTTTAGTGGAACCATTTGATTTGATTTTTGTCGATCCACCGTATGCCTGGGAGAAGACACCGGAACTTCTGTCCTTAATCGGATCCACCGTCTTGGCCTCGAGAGGGTTAGTGTTAGTGGAGCAAGCCTCCGGCAGCAAATTGCCTTTGGTTATGGAGCAGCTTGTTCAAACCGATTGCCGCCGCTATGGTGACACAGAACTGGTGTTTTACCGGCTCAAAGGGTAG
- the coaD gene encoding pantetheine-phosphate adenylyltransferase gives MLIAVYPGSFDPITNGHLDIIHRASRLFDRLIVAVGRQAAKKPLFSIAERVEILKAVTADLPNVETDSFDCLLAHYVEQRQADIVIRGLRAISDFDYEFQLAMAIKKLNENIETMFMMTNSEYSFLSSSIVKEIASYGGCVRDLVPPLVAERLRRRYQDSR, from the coding sequence ATGTTAATTGCCGTTTATCCAGGAAGTTTTGACCCGATTACCAACGGCCATCTGGACATAATTCACCGTGCTTCCCGCCTGTTTGATCGCCTCATTGTGGCAGTGGGTAGACAGGCTGCTAAGAAACCGCTGTTTTCTATCGCAGAACGGGTGGAGATACTGAAGGCGGTGACGGCCGATCTACCTAACGTAGAAACCGACAGTTTTGACTGCCTCCTGGCTCACTACGTTGAGCAACGGCAAGCTGATATTGTGATCCGGGGCCTGCGTGCTATTTCCGATTTTGACTATGAATTCCAATTGGCCATGGCCATTAAGAAATTAAACGAGAATATCGAGACCATGTTCATGATGACCAACTCCGAATATAGTTTTCTCAGCTCTAGTATTGTAAAGGAAATTGCCAGTTACGGTGGCTGTGTCAGAGATTTGGTACCGCCGCTGGTGGCCGAGAGACTGCGCCGTCGATATCAGGACAGCAGGTGA
- a CDS encoding ATPase → MDIFDLLDQFEQMLEQAPRIPFTGRLVMGEDELIEFVEHLRQSLPDDIQQARWLTKERHRYLKEAEEEARKITEQTKTYASQLVDEHEISKEAEEKAQELLAQAQKTAREIRAGANEYAEGVLGRLEEYLTAALTSIQQGREVLKSKES, encoded by the coding sequence ATGGATATCTTTGATTTACTGGATCAGTTCGAGCAAATGTTGGAACAAGCGCCGCGGATCCCATTTACAGGAAGATTAGTCATGGGCGAAGATGAATTGATCGAGTTCGTAGAGCATTTGCGGCAGAGTCTACCCGACGATATTCAGCAGGCGCGCTGGCTGACCAAAGAACGTCATCGTTATCTCAAGGAAGCTGAAGAAGAAGCGAGAAAAATTACCGAGCAAACTAAGACCTATGCAAGTCAATTAGTAGACGAGCATGAGATCAGCAAGGAGGCGGAGGAAAAGGCCCAGGAACTCCTGGCCCAGGCCCAGAAGACCGCCCGCGAGATCCGAGCCGGGGCTAACGAATATGCCGAGGGGGTGCTGGGACGGCTGGAAGAGTATCTAACGGCGGCTTTAACTAGCATTCAACAGGGGCGTGAGGTATTAAAGTCTAAGGAATCATAG
- the ylbJ gene encoding sporulation integral membrane protein YlbJ, which yields MRLPRRRRLRNYLVTYLGAAVAVWLTLAMVRYPDKAFEAAVNGLSVWFEIVFPALLPFFIGSEILMGLGVVHFMGVLLEPFMRPLFNVPGAGSFVLAMGLASGYPIGAVLTAKLRRQNLCTQVEAERLVSFTNTADPLFMIGAVGVGMFGLVEAGNIITITHYLATIVLGLVLRFYAPRGKTSPALNSGHGNMFIRALKALYRARVEDGRPFGRLLGDAIRQSVNTLLTVGGFIILFSVMIEMATAMGLTSFLASLCGRLLAALGLSQGLAPSLISGLFEVTIGTDCAAKAVDAANNLLPLSERITVATAIIGWSGLSVHFQVAAMVNETDIRMFPYILARILHAAISGLVAYFLLPSLISTVYPLTVPAFAAGSQAAVLAYWRWRLLHWGIYPLLLLLGLGLINSVLTSVRPGNWPFFFQRRQ from the coding sequence ATGCGACTTCCGCGACGTCGTCGGCTAAGAAATTATCTAGTAACGTACCTGGGAGCTGCTGTGGCCGTTTGGTTGACTCTGGCCATGGTGCGCTATCCGGACAAAGCATTTGAGGCCGCTGTAAACGGCCTCTCAGTTTGGTTTGAGATTGTTTTCCCAGCCTTGTTACCTTTTTTTATCGGATCTGAAATCTTAATGGGTCTAGGTGTGGTCCATTTCATGGGAGTGCTGCTGGAACCATTTATGCGTCCCTTGTTTAATGTACCTGGAGCCGGTTCTTTTGTACTGGCCATGGGGTTAGCTTCCGGCTACCCTATCGGCGCCGTGCTAACGGCCAAGCTTCGCCGGCAAAACTTATGTACCCAAGTTGAAGCTGAACGGCTGGTAAGCTTCACCAATACAGCCGATCCCTTGTTCATGATCGGCGCCGTAGGTGTCGGCATGTTCGGTCTGGTGGAAGCCGGCAATATTATCACCATAACCCATTATCTCGCCACCATCGTATTGGGATTGGTGTTACGTTTTTACGCTCCTCGGGGTAAGACCAGTCCGGCCCTAAACAGCGGCCACGGGAATATGTTTATCCGGGCTTTAAAAGCGCTGTATAGAGCCCGCGTAGAGGACGGCCGTCCATTTGGGCGCTTGCTGGGCGATGCCATCCGGCAATCAGTTAACACCTTGCTCACCGTTGGCGGTTTTATCATTCTTTTTTCCGTTATGATTGAAATGGCCACTGCTATGGGGCTCACATCTTTCTTAGCCTCGCTCTGCGGACGCCTGCTAGCTGCTTTGGGCCTCAGTCAGGGTCTGGCCCCATCCCTAATCAGCGGCTTGTTCGAAGTCACCATCGGTACCGACTGTGCCGCCAAAGCAGTGGATGCCGCCAATAACTTACTTCCCCTAAGTGAACGTATCACCGTGGCCACAGCTATCATCGGTTGGAGCGGACTTTCCGTTCACTTTCAGGTGGCGGCCATGGTAAATGAGACTGACATTCGTATGTTTCCCTACATTCTAGCCCGTATCTTGCACGCAGCCATCTCCGGCCTGGTAGCCTATTTTCTCCTCCCAAGTTTGATCAGTACCGTTTATCCGTTAACAGTACCGGCTTTTGCCGCCGGTAGTCAGGCTGCGGTACTGGCCTATTGGCGCTGGCGCTTGCTGCATTGGGGGATCTATCCTCTGCTTCTGCTTCTTGGTCTAGGCCTGATAAATTCTGTCCTTACCAGTGTGCGCCCAGGCAATTGGCCGTTTTTCTTCCAGCGTCGTCAGTAA
- a CDS encoding DUF1287 domain-containing protein, translated as MKTIFTTYHSRNHQSPNQISDEEGVSLSKSALGILVCLLLIIAATLLFTFSSTGVSSHLPVKNESGAGLSSASIPVVTVETVVIDHDQDKDGILDLEDMVQGARAYVNTKPRYKDAYYAGGYPPPKEGVCTDVIWQAFQAAGYDLKTMLDEDIKNNPLSYPRVAGQPDPNIDFRRVQNLHAFFKRQATELTLEVKPGDPENLKEWQGGDIVIFGHRVEHIAVVSDRRRPDGVPLLLHNAGPYATEADTLLRWSSPIIGHYRYPK; from the coding sequence ATGAAAACGATATTTACCACATATCATTCCCGCAATCATCAGTCCCCAAATCAGATTTCAGATGAAGAAGGTGTATCATTGAGCAAATCCGCATTAGGGATACTTGTTTGTCTTCTGTTAATCATCGCTGCAACGCTACTGTTTACCTTTTCCTCAACCGGTGTCAGCAGTCACCTGCCAGTCAAGAATGAGTCCGGCGCTGGCTTGTCGTCTGCAAGCATCCCTGTCGTAACTGTGGAGACTGTTGTAATCGATCACGACCAAGACAAAGACGGTATCCTCGATCTAGAAGACATGGTACAAGGAGCTCGGGCTTACGTCAACACCAAACCCCGCTACAAAGACGCTTATTATGCCGGTGGATACCCACCGCCAAAGGAAGGCGTTTGTACCGATGTGATTTGGCAGGCCTTTCAGGCCGCCGGCTATGACCTGAAAACAATGCTGGACGAAGACATCAAGAATAACCCCTTGTCTTATCCTCGCGTAGCCGGTCAGCCCGATCCCAATATCGACTTTCGCCGCGTGCAAAATCTTCATGCCTTTTTTAAACGTCAGGCCACCGAACTCACCTTGGAAGTAAAACCCGGCGACCCCGAGAACCTCAAGGAATGGCAAGGAGGTGACATTGTCATCTTCGGACATCGGGTAGAACACATCGCTGTTGTCTCTGACCGGCGCCGACCCGACGGAGTCCCCCTGCTCCTACATAACGCCGGGCCCTATGCCACAGAAGCCGATACACTGCTACGCTGGTCGTCCCCTATTATCGGACATTATCGCTATCCCAAGTAG
- a CDS encoding patatin family protein → MDKPGIGIALGAGAARGLAHIGVLQVLESEGIKAQYVAGASVGSLIGALFAAGVDLHRLEQVACSIRLKHIVDFGVFPGKGGVVQGEKLREVLNVFLQGKTFADLKLPFAAVATDLTTGEEVVFREGSVVTAVVASCAIPGVFVPVRCASRLLVDGGLVDRVPIRVLQEMGAAYMVGVDVGPSLRTGRFRSAAEVTMQAIDIMQEVIVRLRTTKADIFIRPDVGDFSAIQLDKAPELIQRGRDAAWEALPLINELIRDGKNEA, encoded by the coding sequence ATGGACAAACCGGGCATCGGTATCGCCTTGGGTGCTGGAGCGGCCAGGGGACTAGCCCACATAGGTGTGCTTCAGGTGCTAGAATCGGAGGGAATTAAGGCCCAGTATGTGGCTGGTGCCAGTGTCGGCTCTTTAATCGGAGCTCTGTTTGCTGCCGGGGTAGACCTACATAGATTAGAACAGGTGGCCTGTTCCATAAGACTAAAACACATAGTTGACTTCGGTGTTTTCCCAGGGAAAGGCGGAGTTGTGCAGGGGGAAAAACTGCGCGAGGTGCTAAATGTATTTCTCCAGGGGAAGACTTTCGCTGATCTGAAGTTGCCTTTTGCAGCTGTTGCCACTGATCTAACTACCGGAGAGGAAGTTGTTTTTCGTGAAGGTTCGGTGGTAACGGCCGTAGTAGCCAGTTGTGCGATCCCTGGGGTTTTTGTTCCGGTGCGCTGTGCTAGTCGACTGCTGGTGGACGGAGGCCTGGTAGATAGGGTGCCCATAAGAGTTTTGCAGGAAATGGGTGCAGCATATATGGTGGGGGTGGATGTGGGTCCCAGCCTCCGGACCGGGCGCTTTCGTAGTGCAGCTGAAGTGACCATGCAGGCGATTGACATTATGCAAGAAGTCATTGTGCGGCTAAGGACCACCAAGGCCGATATTTTTATCCGTCCGGATGTGGGCGACTTTTCCGCTATCCAGTTGGACAAAGCGCCAGAGCTGATCCAGCGTGGCCGCGACGCTGCCTGGGAGGCGTTGCCCCTGATTAATGAGTTGATCCGAGATGGGAAAAACGAGGCATAA
- the pta gene encoding phosphate acetyltransferase, producing MNVIERIHQGARRLGKTIVLPEGIDERVVRAAAIAKEKGLARPIVLGKKAQVEELLEKTGDAGVEIIDPEQAEQADSYAAALHELRKKKGLSLEDAKVLVRNPMYYATMMVKSGDADGYVGGIASTTADTFRPALRVIKTAPGIPLVSSAFIMVVPDCSLGEDGVFIMADCALNPNPDAEQLAAIAVASARTGKVLAGLEPRVAMLSFSTKGSAQHELVDKVVQATKIAQKMAPELMLDGELQLDAAIVPDVGRKKAPSSPVAGRANVLVFPDLQSANIGYKLVQRLANAEAIGPVSQGMALPVNDMSRGSSVEDIVNVIAITALQGA from the coding sequence ATGAATGTAATTGAACGGATTCATCAAGGAGCGCGTCGTCTCGGAAAGACAATAGTGCTTCCCGAGGGCATCGATGAACGGGTGGTCAGAGCTGCCGCTATTGCTAAAGAAAAAGGTTTAGCCCGCCCGATCGTACTGGGCAAGAAAGCGCAGGTGGAGGAGTTACTGGAAAAGACCGGCGACGCCGGGGTTGAGATTATCGACCCTGAACAGGCAGAACAGGCTGACAGCTACGCGGCCGCGTTGCATGAGTTACGGAAGAAAAAAGGTCTCAGTCTGGAAGATGCCAAAGTTTTAGTGCGTAATCCGATGTACTATGCCACCATGATGGTAAAGAGCGGAGATGCTGACGGTTATGTGGGTGGCATAGCCAGCACCACCGCTGATACTTTTAGACCGGCTCTGCGGGTGATTAAGACGGCGCCTGGTATACCACTGGTGTCCAGTGCTTTTATTATGGTGGTTCCCGATTGCTCGTTAGGTGAAGACGGCGTTTTTATTATGGCGGACTGTGCTTTAAATCCTAATCCCGATGCCGAGCAACTGGCGGCTATCGCTGTAGCGTCGGCCCGAACGGGTAAGGTGCTGGCGGGTCTGGAGCCACGGGTGGCAATGCTTTCTTTCTCTACTAAGGGCAGTGCTCAGCACGAACTAGTGGATAAAGTAGTGCAAGCCACAAAGATAGCGCAAAAAATGGCACCGGAGTTAATGTTAGATGGCGAGCTACAACTGGATGCGGCGATAGTACCGGACGTGGGTCGGAAAAAAGCACCGAGCAGCCCTGTTGCTGGAAGGGCCAATGTACTGGTATTTCCTGATTTGCAGTCAGCCAACATAGGCTATAAGTTGGTGCAACGGTTAGCGAACGCCGAAGCCATCGGTCCTGTTTCGCAGGGGATGGCCTTGCCGGTGAATGATATGTCCCGCGGCTCCAGCGTAGAAGACATTGTCAACGTGATTGCCATTACCGCTTTACAAGGCGCTTAG
- a CDS encoding acetate kinase, producing MKILVINCGSSSLKYQLIDTDGELVMAKGLVERIGIEGSLITHQTNAHQIQTETEIPDHKVGIKLVVDALLSPDHGALASLDEISAVGHRVVHGGEKFADSVIINAEVMETLHACAGLAPLHNPANIIGIEACQALLPGVPQVAVFDTAFHQTTPSEAHIYGLPYEYYEQYGVRRYGFHGTSHKYVSRRAAKMLGRPLEELKLVTCHLGNGSSITAVKGGVSVDTSLGFGTISGTIMGTRCGDVDPAVIPYLMEQADLSPREMNDILYKQSGLLGISGVSSDARDIEQASNAGNKRAQLALNMLCYFTRKYIGAYAAAMGGLDAIVFTAGIGENSITIRSQICQGLEFLGAIMDPEKNRTRGKEVDVSTADAKVHILVIPTNEELMIAQDTAELMAKR from the coding sequence GTGAAGATTCTAGTTATAAACTGCGGTAGTTCTTCGTTAAAATACCAGCTCATAGATACAGACGGCGAGCTGGTAATGGCCAAGGGGCTGGTAGAGCGGATTGGCATTGAGGGTTCGCTGATTACCCACCAGACAAACGCGCACCAAATACAAACGGAGACAGAAATTCCTGATCATAAAGTCGGGATCAAACTGGTGGTGGATGCATTACTTAGCCCTGACCACGGTGCTTTAGCCAGTCTGGATGAGATTTCAGCTGTGGGGCACCGAGTTGTTCACGGCGGTGAGAAGTTCGCTGACTCAGTAATCATCAACGCTGAGGTTATGGAGACCCTACATGCTTGTGCTGGCCTGGCACCTCTTCATAATCCGGCTAACATCATTGGTATTGAAGCTTGCCAGGCATTGTTGCCGGGGGTGCCCCAGGTAGCGGTGTTCGACACCGCTTTTCATCAGACCACGCCGTCAGAAGCCCATATCTATGGTTTGCCTTATGAGTATTATGAACAATATGGCGTTCGCCGTTATGGTTTTCATGGGACATCGCATAAGTATGTGTCCCGCCGGGCAGCAAAAATGTTGGGGCGTCCACTGGAGGAGCTGAAACTGGTAACCTGCCATTTGGGCAATGGTTCCAGTATTACCGCGGTTAAGGGCGGTGTGTCGGTGGATACCTCCCTGGGTTTCGGTACAATTTCAGGGACTATCATGGGAACCCGCTGCGGCGATGTAGATCCGGCGGTAATTCCCTATCTGATGGAGCAAGCGGATCTTTCCCCTCGGGAAATGAACGACATTCTTTACAAGCAAAGTGGTCTGCTTGGGATTTCGGGTGTTTCGTCCGATGCGCGCGACATTGAGCAGGCCTCCAATGCAGGTAACAAGCGGGCTCAATTAGCTCTGAATATGCTCTGCTATTTTACCCGCAAGTACATCGGTGCTTACGCTGCTGCCATGGGTGGCTTAGATGCCATTGTGTTTACAGCTGGTATTGGTGAGAACAGCATCACCATTCGGTCTCAGATTTGCCAAGGGTTGGAGTTCTTAGGAGCAATAATGGATCCGGAGAAGAACAGGACCAGAGGGAAGGAAGTAGATGTGAGCACAGCTGATGCTAAGGTGCACATCTTGGTTATTCCCACCAACGAAGAGCTGATGATTGCCCAAGACACGGCTGAACTGATGGCCAAGAGATGA
- a CDS encoding DUF177 domain-containing protein has protein sequence MEVDISSIRYNVGASFKVTVSASWPPFEWAGEEICFDQPVTVELELTNTGELYLARGQVTTTVVMACSRCLEPVKLALELPFAVGYTEHKMDTTSPDDNLEVRPISGDIIDVTPDVEETILLSLPMKSLCNPDCQGLCPQCGQNLNLKLCTCKQDRVDPRLAVLRDFINKI, from the coding sequence GTGGAGGTGGACATTAGCTCCATCCGGTACAATGTGGGTGCTAGTTTTAAGGTTACGGTTTCCGCCAGCTGGCCGCCGTTTGAGTGGGCAGGCGAGGAAATCTGTTTTGATCAACCGGTAACAGTGGAACTGGAACTTACCAATACAGGGGAATTGTACTTGGCCCGAGGCCAAGTAACCACGACGGTGGTTATGGCCTGCAGCCGTTGTCTGGAACCGGTCAAACTTGCCCTGGAGCTGCCATTTGCTGTCGGCTATACAGAACACAAGATGGATACGACTTCGCCGGATGACAACCTGGAAGTGCGGCCCATTAGCGGAGATATCATTGATGTGACCCCAGATGTTGAAGAGACCATACTTTTGTCTTTGCCAATGAAGTCTCTTTGCAACCCGGATTGTCAGGGATTATGCCCCCAGTGTGGGCAGAACCTTAATCTTAAGTTGTGCACCTGCAAGCAAGACCGGGTAGACCCGCGGCTGGCCGTCTTACGTGATTTCATCAACAAGATTTAA